The Penicillium oxalicum strain HP7-1 chromosome IV, whole genome shotgun sequence genome contains a region encoding:
- a CDS encoding putative ATP-dependent RNA helicase DHX35 yields the protein MASDLELSSGFIPALYKPAALLPIARHKQSLLYLVETYQVTIVVGQTGSGKTTQLPQYLDQGGWCANGKAIAVTQPRRVAATTVATRVAEEMRCKIGEDVGYSIRFEDVTSAATRIKFLTDGMLLREALVDPLLSRYSVIMVDEAHERSLSTDILLGILKKIMKKRPELRIIISSATLQAEDFLRFFAGDEYNPDAKPADLGGKMGRIISLEGRMYPVDTLFLESPAEDYVERAAKTVFDIHTQEAEGDILLFLTGREEIDRAIQLISERAAYLNPKAPSLLTLPLYAGLTTDQQMYVFEPAPENTRKVIVSTNIAEASVTIDGIVYVIDCGYAKLRAYNPATGIETLTAVPISKASATQRSGRAGRTKPGKCFRLYTQQTYEQLPDATIPEIQRSNLAPIVMQLKALGIDNIARFEFLTSPPAELVIRALELLYSLGAVDDYAKLTKPLGTRMAELAVDPMMAKVLLAAPSFKCLSEMLSIAAMVSLQGTVWVQHDGDKKGAESHRRKFAVEEGDHLTYLNVYQAFVTKGKKDSKWCRDHLLNYRALTRAVSIRGQLKRYLERFGIQVDESLSSRHGGTAVTSTSPEQIQRCLTTGYFAHAAKMQPDGTFKTVSGGLTLHAHPSSLMFNRKADWVIFHEIMQTGDKTYIRDITKVEKSYLLEYAPEYYRVS from the exons TACCGATCGCTAGACATAAGCAGAGCTTGCTTTACCTAGTAGAGACGTATCAGGTTACTATTGTGGTTGGTCAAACGGGGAGCGGAAAAACAACGCAGCTTCCCCAGTACCTTGATCAGGGTGGCTGGTGTGCGAATGGCAAAGCTATTGCTGTCACCCAG CCTCGGCGAGTGGCTGCAACCACGGTCGCAACTCGAGTGGCAGAGGAAATGCGCTGCAAGATTGGCGAGGATGTAGGATACTCTATCCGTTTTGAAGATGTGACTTCTGCCGCCACCAGAATCAAATTTCTGACTGACGGGATGCTTTTGAGAGAGGCACTGGTTGATCCTCTGCTTTCTCGATATTCTGTGATCATGGTCGACGAAGCCCATGAACGATCTCTGAGCACCGACATCTTGCTGGGCATTCTGAAAAAGATCATGAAGAAACGCCCCGAGCTGCGTATCATTATCAGCAGTGCAACATTGCAGGCAGAGGACTTCCTTCGTTTCTTCGCTGGAGACGAGTACAACCCTGATGCAAAGCCAGCCGATCTAGGTGGTAAAATGGGAAGAATCATCAGTCTGGAAGGCCGCATGTATCCTGTCGACACGCTTTTCCTGGAATCTCCTGCCGAGGACTATGTTGAACGGGCAGCAAAAACGGTCTTCGATATTCACACCCAGGAAGCAGAAGGCGACATACTTCTCTTTCTCACTGGCCGTGAAGAGATTGACCGTGCAATTCAACTGATATCTGAGCGTGCGGCATATTTAAACCCCAAAGCACCGTCCTTGTTGACCCTTCCACTTTATGCCGGTCTCACTACGGACCAGCAGATGTATGTATTCGAACCGGCGCCAGAGAACACACGGAAAGTCATTGTGTCGACCAACATTGCCGAAGCCTCAGTCACCATTGACGGTATCGTCTATGTGATCGATTGCGGGTATGCTAAGCTGCGGGCGTACAACCCCGCCACAGGTATCGAGACTCTGACAGCGGTGCCCATCTCCAAGGCCTCGGCCACCCAACGCTCCGGACGTGCAGGCCGGACAAAACCTGGAAAGTGCTTCCGCCTCTACACCCAACAGACATATGAGCAACTTCCCGATGCTACGATCCCGGAGATTCAGCGGTCCAATCTTGCTCCGATCGTAATGCAGCTCAAAGCGCTTGGGATTGACAACATCGCCCGCTTTGAGTTTTTGACATCTCCCCCGGCGGAACTTGTCATTCGTGCTCTTGAACTCTTGTATTCTCTCGGAGCCGTGGATGACTATGCCAAACTCACCAAACCCCTGGGGACACGGATGGCCGAGCTTGCCGTGGATCCGATGATGGCAAAGGTTCTTCTCGCTGCACCCTCGTTCAAGTGTCTGAGTGAAATGCTCTCTATTGCGGCCATGGTCAGCCTTCAGGGAACCGTATGGGTGCAGCACGACGGGGACAAGAAAGGCGCCGAGAGTCACAGGCGCAAATTCGCCGTGGAAGAAGGCGATCACCTTACTTATCTGAATGTGTACCAAGCTTTCGTcaccaagggcaagaaagaCTCCAAATGGTGTCGCGACCACCTCTTGAATTACCGGGCCCTCACACGCGCTGTCAGCATCCGAGGTCAGCTCAAACGATACCTCGAACGATTCGGCATCCAGGTTGATGAGAGCCTCTCATCAAGGCACGGCGGTACTGCTGTAACATCAACGTCACCGGAGCAGATTCAGCGATGCCTGACTACCGGCTACTTTGCTCATGCGGCGAAGATGCAGCCTGATGGGACCTTTAAAACTGTCAGCGGTGGACTGACACTTCACGCTCACCCCAGCTCTTTAATGTTT AATCGGAAAGCGGACTGGGTCATCTTTCATGAAATCATGCAAACGGGAGACAAGACCTACATTCGTGACATCACCAAGGTTGAAAAGAGCTATCTCCTTGAGTATGCCCCGGAGTATTACCGGGTCTCTTAG